In Candidatus Parvarchaeota archaeon, the following are encoded in one genomic region:
- the purE gene encoding 5-(carboxyamino)imidazole ribonucleotide mutase, giving the protein MVRVQIMLGSDSDMEHAKRALEQLDALGVDADIVVASAHRNPDKAISVINTCGAEVFIAMAGLSAALPGFVASKTTKPVIGVPLNVKLEGLDALLSAMQMPTGIPVATVAIDGAKNAGILAAQIIALSDKEVAKKLAELRAAGRK; this is encoded by the coding sequence ATGGTGCGAGTTCAAATCATGCTTGGCTCTGATTCTGACATGGAGCATGCGAAAAGGGCATTGGAGCAGCTGGATGCGCTTGGAGTGGATGCTGACATTGTTGTGGCATCTGCGCACCGCAACCCTGACAAGGCAATCTCGGTGATTAATACTTGCGGGGCTGAAGTGTTCATTGCAATGGCCGGCCTGTCTGCAGCACTCCCGGGTTTTGTGGCATCCAAGACAACAAAACCGGTTATCGGAGTGCCGCTCAACGTGAAGCTTGAAGGTCTTGACGCACTTTTGTCTGCAATGCAGATGCCAACCGGAATACCTGTGGCAACAGTTGCGATTGACGGGGCTAAAAACGCAGGCATTTTGGCTGCGCAGATAATCGCGCTATCTGACAAGGAAGTTGCAAAAAAACTTGCGGAGCTTAGGGCGGCAGGAAGAAAATAA